A section of the Veillonella criceti genome encodes:
- a CDS encoding YifB family Mg chelatase-like AAA ATPase, translating to MYAKTKGLVLLGLQSEIVTVEVDIAAGLPCFEIVGLPTAAVREAKERVRAAIRNAGFEFPMRRIVINLAPADIRKDGSGLDLAMAMGILLASHVLKLKKTQQDMLANSSVFIGELSLEGYIKGVTGGLAMAMGARKKGISTIYTTPSIGSEIKSGFGESVVIADTLHELVNMITGQMAIRLAEKATAVAEKIDLLPDFKEVQGQVIAKKALEIAAAGGHHVLLSGSPGAGKTMLARSLPSILPPLTEEEQLIISQIYSVAGLLPHEGLMQVRPFRSPHHTITLAGMAGGGSVPKPGELTLSHGGVLFLDEAPEFSRTVLEVLRQPLEEGVIHIARARGNYAFPCRFILLMAMNPCPCGWYNSKDGHVCTCTPWQRENYIRRLSGPLLDRIDMVIEVARPSYEEFCGQAVNETSAVIRERVIQAREFQAWRMKQKGLCETLLNSELTHSQLLATCELTGMAESMLAQVFQRLQVSIRSYDKILRVARTIADLKQSLTVEADYVAEALSYRMN from the coding sequence GTGTATGCAAAAACAAAGGGCCTAGTTCTATTAGGTTTACAAAGTGAAATTGTTACTGTAGAAGTGGATATAGCGGCAGGTTTACCTTGTTTTGAAATAGTAGGCTTACCAACAGCCGCTGTAAGAGAAGCTAAAGAACGTGTGCGAGCAGCGATTCGTAATGCGGGCTTTGAATTTCCTATGCGGCGTATTGTTATTAATTTGGCACCAGCTGATATACGTAAGGATGGCTCGGGATTAGATTTAGCTATGGCGATGGGGATATTATTAGCTTCGCATGTTTTAAAACTGAAAAAAACACAACAAGATATGCTAGCTAATAGCTCAGTATTTATTGGTGAATTATCACTCGAAGGATATATTAAAGGTGTTACAGGCGGATTAGCTATGGCCATGGGGGCTCGTAAAAAAGGAATTTCAACGATTTATACAACACCGAGTATTGGTAGCGAAATAAAAAGTGGTTTTGGTGAGTCTGTTGTTATTGCTGATACATTACATGAATTGGTCAATATGATAACAGGTCAGATGGCTATTCGTTTAGCCGAAAAAGCAACTGCTGTCGCTGAGAAGATAGATTTGTTACCTGATTTTAAAGAGGTGCAAGGGCAAGTGATTGCCAAAAAAGCATTAGAAATTGCAGCGGCTGGAGGCCATCATGTTTTATTATCTGGTTCACCAGGCGCAGGTAAAACAATGTTAGCGCGTTCCCTGCCTTCTATATTGCCACCTTTAACAGAAGAAGAACAATTGATAATTAGTCAGATTTATAGTGTCGCCGGTTTATTGCCTCATGAAGGACTTATGCAGGTTAGGCCGTTTAGAAGTCCTCATCATACAATTACACTAGCTGGCATGGCAGGTGGAGGTTCTGTGCCAAAGCCAGGTGAATTAACATTAAGTCATGGAGGCGTTCTTTTTTTAGATGAAGCACCTGAGTTTTCGCGAACTGTGTTAGAGGTATTGCGACAACCCTTAGAAGAAGGCGTTATTCATATTGCAAGGGCACGCGGTAATTATGCATTTCCTTGCCGATTTATTTTATTAATGGCTATGAATCCTTGTCCTTGTGGGTGGTATAACAGCAAAGATGGCCATGTTTGTACGTGTACACCATGGCAACGAGAAAATTATATACGACGTTTATCAGGCCCTTTATTGGATCGTATTGATATGGTAATTGAAGTAGCAAGACCTAGCTATGAAGAATTTTGTGGGCAAGCCGTGAATGAAACATCCGCTGTTATTCGAGAAAGGGTTATACAGGCTAGGGAGTTTCAAGCTTGGCGTATGAAACAAAAAGGGCTCTGTGAAACGCTTTTAAATAGTGAACTTACACATAGTCAATTATTAGCTACCTGTGAATTAACAGGTATGGCAGAGTCCATGTTAGCTCAAGTGTTTCAACGGTTACAAGTAAGTATTCGCAGTTATGATAAGATTTTACGCGTAGCACGTACAATTGCTGATTTAAAACAGTCGCTTACCGTGGAAGCTGATTACGTAGCAGAGGCACTGAGTTATCGTATGAATTAA
- a CDS encoding YraN family protein: MTNLELGYFGEKMATEYLRKQGYVLIGRNIRTRCGELDIIMKDKGVLVAIEVKTRRSRQYGLPCEAVNRRKQRHIRQSMALYLAQYGNHQMEVRFDVVEVYVLGDVVTHIQHLRGCF, translated from the coding sequence ATGACGAATTTAGAATTAGGTTATTTTGGTGAAAAAATGGCTACTGAATATTTACGAAAGCAAGGCTATGTTTTAATAGGTCGTAATATTCGGACTCGATGTGGTGAACTAGATATTATTATGAAGGATAAGGGTGTATTAGTGGCTATTGAAGTTAAAACTAGGCGGAGTCGTCAATATGGTCTTCCTTGTGAGGCTGTAAATAGGAGAAAACAGCGGCATATACGACAAAGTATGGCCTTGTATTTAGCTCAATATGGAAATCATCAAATGGAGGTGCGATTTGACGTAGTCGAAGTATATGTTCTAGGAGACGTAGTCACTCATATACAACATTTAAGAGGTTGTTTTTAA
- a CDS encoding ribonuclease HII, with protein MTKNEFDQLKVKDIKALLESNQFEFDALLWAQEDSRSSVRKLAAAYVMRQKKKLLESQRLEALYTYEASFYEEGIYEVAGVDEVGRGPIAGPVTVAAVILPPHTHIEGLNDSKKIAPHKRELIYNQIMTQAVAVSCISYSPEKIDELNIYRATREAMYEAIRTLKVPARAVLVDAMPLPELQIPVESLVKGDMKSASIAAASIVAKVTRDRYMESLEAEYPGYGFAIHKGYYTPLHRDALEQQGITPLHRKSFEPIKSMVGFTYSNQTQKV; from the coding sequence AGAATCTAATCAATTTGAGTTTGATGCGCTCTTGTGGGCACAAGAAGATAGTCGTTCATCGGTGCGCAAATTAGCAGCGGCCTATGTTATGCGTCAAAAGAAAAAATTACTAGAATCACAACGATTAGAGGCTCTCTATACATATGAAGCGAGTTTTTATGAAGAAGGCATTTATGAAGTGGCTGGTGTTGATGAAGTAGGACGAGGCCCTATTGCTGGTCCAGTAACGGTAGCAGCTGTTATTTTGCCACCCCATACTCATATCGAAGGACTTAATGATTCTAAAAAAATTGCTCCCCATAAACGAGAGCTGATTTATAATCAAATTATGACACAGGCAGTAGCGGTTAGTTGTATTTCCTATAGTCCTGAAAAAATTGATGAGTTAAATATTTATCGAGCGACACGTGAGGCTATGTATGAAGCCATTCGTACGTTGAAGGTACCTGCTAGAGCTGTATTAGTGGATGCTATGCCTTTGCCAGAGTTACAAATTCCAGTAGAGTCATTAGTAAAAGGGGATATGAAGAGTGCTTCTATTGCAGCGGCTTCCATTGTGGCTAAAGTGACGCGAGATCGCTATATGGAATCATTAGAGGCTGAGTATCCAGGCTATGGTTTTGCTATCCATAAAGGGTATTATACACCGCTTCATCGAGACGCTTTGGAACAACAAGGAATAACGCCCCTTCATCGCAAAAGTTTTGAGCCTATTAAGAGTATGGTAGGATTTACGTATTCGAATCAGACACAAAAAGTCTGA